Proteins encoded within one genomic window of Candidatus Babeliales bacterium:
- a CDS encoding WD40 repeat domain-containing protein has product MIRKRWCIQLSFIISMLCVGSEARSANQEEERKCEVPLADLREQQFGEWLCSVPLPLFQQIMKYTYSEQGPSTIYDQRTAWLFPYILCNDAQMVALSDDGHSLATKHTGKISVWDPKTLALLRTTEDKEDVATLPIGFQRPSFADGDKFLMVADDGTVNIYDAKTRAYIRRFAIDGKDKHVMIGLKGQYLVTRACAGKGSGAVHIWKPKESRFGPRIVAAVTRARQAYVAQQETKRRKLLKK; this is encoded by the coding sequence ATGATCAGAAAACGATGGTGTATTCAGTTGAGTTTTATTATTAGTATGCTGTGTGTAGGATCTGAAGCACGATCAGCCAATCAAGAAGAAGAGCGAAAATGTGAGGTGCCATTAGCCGATCTACGAGAGCAACAATTTGGAGAGTGGTTATGTAGCGTTCCCCTGCCATTGTTTCAACAAATAATGAAATATACGTACTCTGAACAAGGGCCATCAACAATATATGACCAACGTACGGCGTGGTTATTCCCTTACATCCTGTGTAACGATGCACAGATGGTAGCGTTGAGCGATGATGGCCACTCATTAGCGACAAAGCATACAGGGAAGATATCTGTATGGGATCCTAAGACATTAGCACTGCTACGAACAACAGAGGATAAAGAAGACGTAGCCACTTTGCCGATTGGCTTTCAACGACCTTCGTTTGCCGATGGTGATAAGTTTCTCATGGTTGCCGATGATGGCACTGTAAATATATATGATGCCAAGACGAGGGCATACATCCGCAGATTTGCAATTGATGGGAAAGACAAGCACGTTATGATTGGTCTGAAAGGTCAATATCTTGTTACGCGCGCTTGTGCGGGGAAAGGTAGTGGCGCAGTACACATTTGGAAACCAAAAGAGTCACGATTTGGTCCGCGAATAGTTGCAGCTGTTACACGGGCTCGCCAGGCATATGTGGCGCAGCAAGAGACAAAAAGGCGTAAGCTTTTGAAGAAATAA
- a CDS encoding MFS transporter: MKKLSWLSKDLIGISFTSLFNDFNHEMTTALLPAFIEQMIGTMHAPLALGIIMGFADACSMIMKLISGWLTNHVRYFKPILVIGYAITPIFTSLIGTALHIWQVFLYQIIAWMGRGLREPMKDVWLSQISSPPDYGKVYGFNRGLDTLGAIAGPTLAFFTIKYCTLPYNFFIAFIPGIISVLTLIFLTSNYKKNTAPLHPITFNEQIAQLPFQFKYFTFVMFVFGIANFNKTLLIYRAQQMFMGQTNISIIATGWTILLYILFNIIRALSEFSIGYLSDYVDRRMLLGIFGFGSFIITTFTLLFAETQIFLWMIIFMSAGLCTGTVTAVEKSYAAQLLPEEMRGIGFGLLQSIDGLGDLFSSVIVGTVWTFLSPQSAFAYSLLVTIVALILMLFVKQEPLNNPPEKIL, translated from the coding sequence ATGAAAAAACTATCTTGGCTCAGTAAAGACTTAATTGGCATCAGCTTTACCAGTTTATTTAATGACTTTAATCACGAAATGACCACGGCATTATTACCGGCGTTTATTGAACAGATGATTGGAACAATGCACGCACCACTTGCATTAGGAATAATAATGGGCTTTGCTGATGCCTGTTCTATGATCATGAAGTTGATTTCTGGATGGCTGACAAATCATGTAAGATATTTTAAACCTATATTAGTTATTGGCTATGCAATCACCCCTATTTTCACCAGCCTCATTGGAACCGCGCTCCATATTTGGCAGGTTTTTCTTTACCAAATAATTGCGTGGATGGGGCGAGGATTGCGAGAACCTATGAAAGATGTTTGGCTTTCACAAATTTCCTCTCCACCTGATTACGGAAAAGTATATGGGTTCAATAGAGGGCTTGATACCTTGGGTGCAATTGCAGGACCTACACTCGCTTTTTTTACCATAAAATACTGTACGTTACCGTACAATTTTTTTATTGCTTTTATTCCCGGCATAATCTCAGTATTAACTCTCATTTTCCTAACAAGTAATTATAAGAAAAATACTGCTCCATTACATCCAATAACCTTCAATGAGCAAATTGCGCAACTGCCATTTCAATTTAAATATTTTACTTTTGTTATGTTTGTTTTTGGTATCGCTAATTTTAATAAAACGCTGTTAATCTATCGAGCACAACAAATGTTCATGGGCCAGACAAATATATCTATCATTGCAACAGGATGGACCATCTTGCTCTATATTCTTTTTAATATAATTCGAGCACTGAGCGAATTCAGTATCGGTTATCTCAGCGATTACGTAGACAGGAGAATGCTACTCGGTATTTTTGGCTTTGGTTCTTTTATTATTACTACTTTCACACTGCTCTTTGCAGAAACTCAAATCTTTTTATGGATGATTATTTTTATGAGCGCTGGGCTCTGCACGGGAACAGTTACCGCAGTAGAAAAATCATATGCCGCACAATTATTACCCGAAGAAATGAGAGGAATTGGTTTTGGTCTTTTACAAAGCATCGACGGCCTCGGGGATCTATTTTCAAGTGTTATTGTCGGTACTGTATGGACATTCTTATCACCTCAATCCGCCTTCGCTTACTCTTTGCTTGTAACAATTGTGGCTTTGATTCTTATGTTATTTGTAAAACAAGAGCCCCTGAACAACCCTCCTGAAAAGATACTGTAA
- a CDS encoding ATP-binding cassette domain-containing protein, translating to MLQLNNVDLWRGNNHILRALSCDAQHGDFIVIVGGNGAGKSTFFDTIAGKIQPQKGSIILDGKDITQLPELKRAGMITRIFQNTQLNCAGSMTVRQNLAMAHYSRRSAKLVNGMQAMPTARAQQIIQEIAMDVSVLDKPMNALSGGQRQLIAFVMATQLVPKLLLLDEPTAALDPQAATILLKYAAQFIKQHSITTLLITHDPHIALSIGNKVWVLENGSITRQFGPAEKKNLNPEKLIGQIDYAQLAA from the coding sequence ATGCTACAACTTAACAATGTTGATCTTTGGCGCGGCAATAATCATATTTTACGTGCTCTATCATGCGATGCGCAACACGGCGATTTCATTGTCATAGTTGGCGGAAATGGTGCTGGAAAAAGTACGTTTTTTGATACCATTGCGGGAAAGATACAACCGCAAAAGGGATCTATTATCCTTGATGGCAAAGATATTACTCAGTTACCTGAACTGAAGCGCGCCGGAATGATTACTCGTATTTTCCAAAACACACAGCTGAACTGCGCGGGATCTATGACAGTCAGGCAAAATCTTGCTATGGCTCATTATAGTCGTCGATCTGCAAAACTGGTCAACGGCATGCAAGCAATGCCAACCGCTCGCGCGCAGCAGATTATACAGGAGATTGCCATGGACGTTTCAGTACTAGATAAACCAATGAATGCCTTGTCAGGAGGTCAACGGCAACTCATTGCTTTTGTAATGGCGACACAACTGGTACCAAAACTCTTATTGCTTGATGAACCAACCGCTGCACTCGATCCACAGGCTGCCACAATATTACTCAAATATGCCGCACAATTTATCAAACAACATTCTATTACAACGCTTTTAATCACCCATGATCCCCATATTGCACTCAGCATTGGTAATAAAGTTTGGGTACTAGAAAACGGTAGCATTACCCGACAATTTGGACCTGCAGAAAAAAAGAATCTTAATCCAGAGAAACTTATTGGACAAATCGATTACGCACAGCTTGCGGCATAA
- a CDS encoding ABC transporter substrate-binding protein, translating to MYLKKTILTVTALTIVSILAYTKQTNSSLYKNKTIIGILQTASHPALDAARDGFIAELKNKMDDSVEFIIQNAQGSVTNAHTIAQRFHINKAITAIYAIATPAAQAMATIEKDKPIIVAAMTDTQILGEQNNIYGVTDMIDMHKQIEMIHLLLPHAQTIAVLYNTAELNSIIQLRQIKQELNTFNIALIEVGIHQESDIPNAVSLACRKADAIICPTDNMLACAMSFIATTAYKNKKPLFACYNQAVEQGALAARGVDYAEHGKRAGYITHTLLTTTKDNSTLPIEHAATDTIYVNAKILKALELIIPESLQNHVILIEEKQ from the coding sequence ATGTATTTAAAAAAGACAATATTGACGGTTACTGCACTAACAATCGTTAGTATTCTTGCCTATACCAAGCAAACAAATTCATCTCTGTACAAAAACAAAACGATTATTGGCATCTTACAAACCGCATCACATCCAGCTCTGGATGCCGCTCGAGATGGGTTTATCGCAGAATTAAAAAATAAGATGGATGATTCCGTCGAATTTATTATACAAAACGCCCAAGGTTCTGTTACCAATGCACACACGATTGCGCAGCGCTTTCATATTAACAAAGCGATAACGGCGATCTACGCAATAGCAACTCCAGCAGCACAAGCGATGGCAACAATAGAAAAAGATAAACCAATTATTGTTGCCGCAATGACCGATACACAAATATTAGGAGAACAGAATAACATTTATGGCGTAACTGATATGATCGATATGCATAAACAGATTGAAATGATTCACCTATTACTTCCTCATGCACAAACAATTGCAGTACTATACAACACTGCTGAACTCAATTCGATTATTCAATTGCGGCAAATCAAACAAGAACTTAATACTTTTAACATTGCACTTATAGAAGTCGGCATACATCAAGAAAGCGATATTCCCAACGCAGTAAGTTTAGCATGTCGCAAAGCCGATGCCATTATATGCCCTACTGATAACATGCTTGCTTGCGCTATGAGCTTTATTGCCACCACAGCATACAAAAACAAAAAACCTCTCTTTGCATGCTATAACCAAGCAGTAGAACAAGGGGCACTTGCTGCACGTGGAGTTGACTACGCAGAACATGGAAAAAGAGCTGGTTACATTACACACACACTGCTTACTACAACAAAAGATAACAGCACGCTACCCATTGAACATGCAGCAACTGACACCATATACGTTAATGCAAAAATATTAAAAGCACTCGAACTTATTATTCCCGAATCATTACAAAATCACGTTATTTTAATTGAGGAAAAACAATGA
- a CDS encoding ABC transporter substrate-binding protein, which produces MKKLFIIAALAITFIASFTVIKQIHKTTPTAAYTIGILQTASHPALDAARDGFIQELTNIMGDTVAFVIQNAQGSVTQAHTIAQQFHTNKKYTGFFAIATPATQALSAVEKKRPIFIAAVTDPNALGIIHPTTNVCGTNDMVDVPATIKMLKQLLPQAKTVGILYTSGELNSITLAEQMRQELAESHVTALDFAVSSEADIAAIVELACRKSDVILAPTDNTVASSIALVTSLTKKHKKPIIACDNTLVAAGALAARGVDYMLSGKQTAHIAYQVLIEGKKTYALPIEQALTDRIFVNKHYLDELNITIPEAIKNLVHVIDQ; this is translated from the coding sequence ATGAAAAAGCTTTTTATCATTGCTGCACTTGCTATAACATTCATTGCAAGTTTTACCGTCATCAAGCAAATACACAAAACAACTCCTACTGCCGCATACACTATTGGGATTTTACAAACCGCATCACACCCTGCTCTGGATGCTGCTCGGGATGGTTTCATCCAAGAGTTAACAAATATCATGGGCGATACTGTAGCGTTTGTTATACAAAATGCACAGGGCTCAGTAACTCAAGCACACACCATTGCACAACAATTTCACACAAATAAAAAATATACAGGATTTTTTGCCATTGCCACTCCTGCAACACAGGCGCTTAGTGCAGTAGAAAAAAAACGGCCAATTTTTATTGCAGCAGTCACCGATCCAAACGCGTTAGGAATTATACATCCAACAACGAATGTTTGCGGCACGAACGATATGGTGGACGTACCAGCCACTATAAAAATGCTTAAACAATTACTGCCGCAGGCAAAGACTGTTGGGATTTTATATACTTCCGGCGAACTCAATTCCATTACATTAGCAGAACAAATGCGCCAAGAACTTGCAGAATCACATGTAACTGCATTAGATTTCGCGGTCAGCAGTGAAGCTGATATAGCAGCAATCGTCGAACTGGCGTGCAGAAAGTCTGATGTGATCCTAGCACCCACCGATAACACCGTTGCATCAAGTATTGCACTGGTCACATCCCTGACAAAAAAACATAAAAAGCCAATAATTGCCTGCGACAACACACTCGTTGCGGCAGGCGCTTTAGCTGCACGTGGTGTTGATTATATGCTCAGCGGAAAGCAAACTGCACACATTGCATACCAAGTACTTATTGAAGGGAAAAAAACATATGCATTACCCATTGAACAAGCGTTAACCGATCGTATCTTCGTTAATAAACATTATTTGGATGAGCTCAATATAACCATTCCTGAAGCAATTAAAAATCTTGTACACGTTATAGACCAGTAA
- a CDS encoding NUDIX hydrolase: protein MKQEQLKIALLAYNPTEQETEFKKIILDFLSTSENVFERSHCCGHITASCWLLNKARTHALMMHHKKLDQWFQLGGHCDGDTDTLAVAIKEAQEESGINDIIPLSSDIFDIDIHWIPSNKKEAGHYHYDIRYLLAVNSDEQIIQNAESNELRWIPMNGTLPTNNQSVKRMFDKCRELLAFNIASPFKQVSNQQL, encoded by the coding sequence ATGAAACAAGAACAACTAAAAATAGCACTCCTTGCCTACAATCCTACCGAGCAAGAAACTGAATTTAAAAAAATCATTCTGGATTTTTTATCAACCAGCGAGAACGTTTTTGAACGATCACATTGTTGTGGTCACATAACCGCATCATGTTGGCTACTCAACAAAGCAAGAACGCATGCGCTTATGATGCATCACAAAAAACTGGACCAATGGTTTCAACTTGGTGGTCATTGCGACGGAGACACAGATACACTTGCTGTTGCGATAAAAGAAGCACAAGAAGAATCAGGAATCAATGATATAATCCCGTTAAGCAGTGACATATTTGATATAGATATCCACTGGATTCCGTCTAACAAAAAAGAGGCCGGTCATTATCATTATGACATTCGGTATCTTTTGGCAGTAAATTCGGATGAGCAAATAATCCAAAATGCTGAATCAAATGAGTTGCGATGGATTCCAATGAATGGAACGCTGCCTACAAATAATCAATCAGTAAAGCGCATGTTTGATAAATGCAGAGAGTTACTGGCATTTAACATTGCATCCCCTTTTAAACAAGTTTCGAACCAACAGCTTTGA
- a CDS encoding class I SAM-dependent methyltransferase — MRFIIAIFIILVVPVLFYVFKPNRWNIYFQEHNNNPPRELIVRAINDIIEKKDAMHAIDFGFGNGNETVFLLQHGFSVTAIDAQDAAFMYLEEKTDAAHFAEKLQTIKSDFSQVDWSIVPKADVFVASLSMPFVLPDNFVAVWHSVIKQIKPGGYFVGHFFDPKFEKFSKFDRKNMNFFTKQELLDLFVDFKIHYFNTTTNESNEPRIHEIIAQKR; from the coding sequence ATGCGATTCATTATAGCAATTTTCATTATTTTAGTAGTTCCCGTTCTATTTTATGTCTTTAAACCCAATCGATGGAACATTTATTTTCAAGAGCATAACAATAATCCACCACGTGAGCTTATTGTACGGGCGATTAATGATATTATAGAAAAAAAGGATGCCATGCATGCCATAGATTTTGGTTTTGGTAATGGCAATGAAACTGTCTTTTTGTTGCAACATGGCTTTTCTGTTACTGCTATTGACGCTCAGGATGCAGCTTTTATGTACCTAGAAGAAAAAACAGATGCGGCCCATTTTGCGGAAAAATTACAGACAATTAAAAGCGATTTTAGCCAGGTTGATTGGAGCATAGTTCCGAAAGCGGATGTATTTGTTGCCAGCCTTTCAATGCCATTTGTACTTCCTGATAATTTTGTAGCGGTATGGCATAGCGTAATAAAACAAATCAAGCCAGGGGGATATTTTGTAGGTCATTTTTTTGATCCTAAGTTTGAAAAGTTTTCTAAGTTCGATCGCAAAAATATGAATTTTTTTACTAAGCAAGAGTTGCTCGATTTGTTTGTTGATTTTAAAATACATTATTTTAACACCACAACAAATGAATCTAATGAGCCACGAATTCATGAGATAATTGCGCAAAAGAGGTAG
- a CDS encoding nucleotidyltransferase domain-containing protein: MNNDNLTQEYKDWILKAINYHFPTAKVILFGSRARGTNSPGSDVDLALDTGEVIKLGEMARTRVTLENLPLALEIDIVDMNNVPDQLKQIILKDGIVWKE, translated from the coding sequence ATGAATAACGATAATTTGACGCAAGAATATAAAGACTGGATCTTAAAAGCAATTAACTACCATTTTCCTACTGCAAAAGTAATTTTATTTGGTTCTCGCGCCCGTGGAACAAATTCTCCAGGGTCAGATGTGGATTTAGCATTAGATACTGGTGAAGTAATTAAACTGGGTGAAATGGCTCGCACACGAGTGACATTAGAAAATTTACCCCTTGCTCTCGAAATCGATATTGTTGATATGAATAATGTTCCCGATCAACTCAAGCAAATCATATTAAAAGATGGCATTGTATGGAAAGAGTAA
- a CDS encoding GNAT family N-acetyltransferase yields MSFIIVIRPFSLSDTPALITLFRDAVHAINIQHYSPEQVAMWAPEEMNAEHWQNKLESWQKQFTKNITFVAEIDGKIVGFADMTRDGYLDHLYIHKDYQGRWVAFRLLKAIEQAARDLGLEKITTDCSITAKVPAERVGFVVVKEQTVVKNGVSFINYAMEKKLKKG; encoded by the coding sequence ATGTCTTTCATTATAGTAATTCGTCCATTTTCGTTATCCGATACTCCTGCGTTAATTACCCTCTTTCGTGATGCGGTACACGCGATTAACATTCAGCATTATTCTCCTGAGCAAGTTGCGATGTGGGCGCCAGAAGAAATGAATGCTGAACATTGGCAAAATAAGCTTGAATCTTGGCAGAAGCAATTCACAAAAAATATTACCTTCGTGGCAGAAATCGATGGGAAGATTGTTGGCTTTGCAGATATGACTCGCGATGGGTACTTGGATCATTTGTATATTCATAAAGATTATCAAGGGCGTTGGGTTGCATTTCGCCTTTTAAAAGCAATTGAACAGGCTGCTCGCGATCTTGGTTTAGAAAAAATTACTACCGATTGTAGTATCACGGCAAAAGTACCGGCAGAACGTGTAGGATTTGTGGTGGTTAAAGAACAAACGGTGGTAAAAAACGGTGTATCTTTTATTAACTATGCAATGGAAAAGAAATTAAAAAAGGGATAA
- a CDS encoding peptidase E yields the protein MKQIIAIGGGGFVRSSADDQARHMGHYLIEQTGKKNPKVCFLSQASAESKEYMVWFYKTFLALGAQPSDISLFGSVKNNWKGHLLAQDVIYVGGGNTRSMLALWREWGMDALLREAYEKGIVLSGVSAGAICWFEQCITDSVWPLGALQGLGILKGSCCPHYDSEPERRPTYLDFTKQGIVLPGIALEDDTAAHFVDGVLKDIVVTKKDRKAFTVSAGVEEELKTVFIG from the coding sequence ATGAAACAAATTATAGCAATTGGCGGCGGCGGTTTTGTAAGAAGCAGTGCAGATGACCAAGCGAGACATATGGGGCATTACCTGATTGAACAAACGGGTAAAAAAAATCCAAAAGTTTGTTTTTTATCTCAAGCAAGCGCTGAATCGAAAGAATATATGGTATGGTTTTATAAAACTTTTTTGGCGTTAGGGGCGCAGCCTTCTGATATCTCTTTATTTGGCAGCGTTAAAAATAATTGGAAAGGGCATCTTCTTGCGCAAGATGTAATATACGTTGGCGGTGGTAATACGCGGAGCATGCTTGCACTGTGGCGCGAATGGGGTATGGACGCATTGTTACGGGAAGCATATGAAAAAGGAATTGTCTTGAGCGGTGTTTCCGCAGGGGCAATTTGTTGGTTTGAGCAATGCATTACCGATTCAGTGTGGCCGCTTGGAGCGTTACAGGGCCTTGGGATATTAAAAGGCAGTTGTTGTCCTCATTATGATAGTGAACCAGAACGGCGTCCCACGTATCTTGATTTTACCAAACAGGGGATCGTGCTTCCAGGCATTGCATTGGAAGATGACACAGCAGCGCATTTTGTTGATGGCGTACTGAAAGATATTGTGGTGACGAAAAAAGATAGAAAAGCGTTTACAGTATCTGCAGGTGTTGAAGAAGAGTTAAAAACGGTTTTTATCGGATGA